The Raphanus sativus cultivar WK10039 chromosome 6, ASM80110v3, whole genome shotgun sequence sequence ACGATCTGTTATTTATAATGTCAAAGAGagaatagcaaaaaaaaaattatttattacatttgaTTCGTGTTGTTTTACTGTTTAAGGTAACATTGACATTTCTGACAAAGAAAACATTAATACTTGACGCGGAAATTTAGGCACTGCCACAGATATACAATAATAGCACAAATATAGTTTTTGCGATAAATATTCTGACTCATATATACTTGAATGTCAGAGACTCACAGATATAAATTAGACACGGATATTCTGATGAAGAAAACATAAAAGGAAACTGAGTTTTTTTTAtggtattattattaaaattttatatgggAAAATTATGGGTTTATAGTTATATTAAAGAGATTGGCGACAAGTATATGATCATTAGCGCTCAAATGgcattttaattttgaaacttCGTAGCGTCGAAAGAAACCCTTTCTcaggaaaaagaaagaaaaatttcatAACGTCCATAAATTGATAAATACTTAAGCTGAACTAAGAAAGTGTAATCAATGTGCTAAGACTAAATAAATTGTAGTCAATGACTCGGAAGTCTTAAGATATTTGTTACAACGTGTCGTAATCGAACAATTAGTCAATTGTGGACCAAAATATTGAAGATTGGAGATATGATTCGATCTGATTTCTATTTAGAGACTACACAAATATATCTTTCTAAAAAAGTATACACGTATATAAAACCAATATCTACGAagtaagtttttaataaaagattCGAACTTCTGAATATAGTTACAATGTAAAGCTGGTGGAGCTTGCTAGAGATTGTTCAAATCTaagttttcttaatttaaagatacactagattttaatcTGCGATTTAAAAGCGCGgatatagttttatttaaataaattttagtccaatttataattttgattagaaaataaataattttaaagttttctatttgtgtttcaaaaaaactGTTGTGTTATAATAGTGATTTCAAACAATGTTTTCATATTCAACTCAGACCTATGATTGAACCGCAAATCCAGTGATATATGTATAATTCAATTCAATTTAATAAAAGAatcttaattataattttagaaaacctggtaaaaatctaaaaatccgcTATTAACCTAAGATCCGATATGAGATGATccgttaaaaaaaatatatttttgaaatgtttactAAATAATCCATACTTCTTAatactatataaaattaaaaaaaaatatttagacttcaatgagatttgtattatgtcatttgaagaaaatgaaacaatgtTAATAGGAAATTTTATCAttgatatgaaattttttttttgttactattaaGTTATGATAAGTTTGTATGTTTACTTATgtttagatctaaaacttaattttaagataagttttaaaaaaatttgaacactCAAAATCGgcatatcattattatgtaaaaaatgacataataataatatttttttaattacatgtAGGTGTGGAAGCCCCCTTGGTCCAATGGTTTGACTAATAATTCATTAATGTTTCTAGACCAGGAGGTCTGGATTTCTATTCCTGTAGAAAGCGGATTATGCGAATTAAGGGagaaaaaacttacaaaagaTCTGTAACATAGGCAGCTCAGGTGATGCAGTCAGGCGTGAATCCTCATACGGCAGGTAGAATAGTCGGCTATAGAATCGTTTGTAATATTTCTCATAGTTCTAACAGCATAATAATCCAgtgtaaaaaaaattgcatgTATGTGTATTCATATCCgatctttaaatatattataaatgtaaaaatgatattcaaattaaattgaaagtataatctgcataaaaattaaaattattatcattcacaaaatatggaaaatattaattattatagctttagagaatattttatttttagtttaaataaatcatatttaacatttaaattaaaaggCAATAGAAAAgacttgtaaatatatttaaatgcaGGGGCAAAAtcctaaattttcaaaataggaTCCTACtataatagtatagactagattttgatctacgctttgaaagcgcgaatatatttttattttattcaaatttaattgaatttataattttgattagaaaataaatactgtaattttaaattttctatttgtgtttcaaaaaagttGTTCTATTATCATACTTGATTTTCAAACAGTGTTATCATATCCAACTCAGATCTATGATTGAACCGATAAATCCAGTGATATATGTATAATTcagttcaatttaattaaaattgtaataataatcttagaaaacctggtaaaaatctaaaaaatccgCTATTAACCTAAAATCCGATATGAGATGATCcgctgaaaaccaaaaaaaaaatatttttgaaatgtttattaaatagTTCATGCTTCTTATCATTAAGTCCATGTTTCAAGCGGCTGTTTACATGATATGGAGAGAGCGTAATCAAAGACTCCAGCAGCACTGTTGGCAAAGcttcttttgataaaaacatGAGAAACAAGCTTTTCTTAGTAGAGAAAAGGTGACAGCATAATTGGGAAGGGGATGCAATATTGGTTTCATAAGAAATAGTCAGTTACTATTTCTttgagattttgaaaatttggatGTTATAGAAGGGGAAGGGGTAGAGAGTTTACATTTGAGTAAAAGATTAGGAAATGTCACACTTTGATGtaaaaatatctttttcttttgaattaaatttaacattcaattaaaaaaaaaaatagaacataaAAAAAACAGGGTAACAAAAACAAACGTACATGAAGGACATAACTTAGTCGAGAAAAACCTCGAGACGcatttctcaaaaaagaaaagagatcatTTTGAAGTTAGTGTTGACATTTTAGTCAGTGATAAGAGGGAAGGCTACTTGCCTTGCTTGTTGTGGAGTCGCTGTGAACTGGAGCTGAGTTTCGATTCTTTTCACCTATCGATCCGCTCTGTTCTGAGGAGGTGGTGTGAGTTGCTTCAATGGCCTCAGCTTCCACTGGCTTCTGATTATCAACGGTCCGGTCCAAATTGTTGTGTGCTATGATGTGCCCTTGACTAGGTTGTTTGAAAGAGCTCTTAGACTCTGAGGCGCTCTGAATTGTCTTTTGGTCCGAGCTGATTCGACCTGAATCGTCGCTTCTAGCTTCAACCTCAGCATTACAGTCCAAGTGTACTGCGGTACGGTCTTGCCTGGTTTGTTTGGTTGACATATTGTGGTCTAAGTCATCTCTAACTGCGGTTTGCTCTTGGTTCGCTTCGTAACATGAGCTAGAATGTGTTGAGGATATGTCGGAATCTTTGATATTAGCAGTCTTGCTCTCTAGAAAGCGAACGACAACACATGTGATATTATCAGCACTTCCTCTCTTTATTGCTTCTCCCACAAGTTTCTTGGCGGACTCCTCTGGTTCTTCAACCTCTTTCACCACCGCAACAGCTTCCTAAAAAAAAGATCTCAATCATTGAGGATGGAATCAAGCTTTATATCATTAATTTCACAAACCTCATTGGAGAAAACATCCCATAGTCCATCGCTGGCAAGGATCAGAAACTCAAGAGAATCATCAATCTTTTCTTCCTGCATGCATGCATGAAGGAGAAGACATGAACTTTAAAAAACACACAAGTAGATGTGTTAAGAGGTAGATAGAGTTGTaagttataataattatatgtacCTGAATCTCTGGATCAGCAATAACATACTCTTTCAGAAGTCGATCACCAAACGATCGAGAAACTGCAAGAATTCCTCCAACTCTCCATGTCCCTATTCAATCTTAAGTTAGCACTATGCGCAAGAAAGAAGAAGTGACGTCATAACTTAATCACCTGCCCACATGACAAAACCACCAGCATTTTCAATCCGTTCACGCTCATCACTTTGATCAGGTTTATGGTCTCTTGACACAGCAAAGGCTACACAACACATGATTA is a genomic window containing:
- the LOC108808400 gene encoding probable protein phosphatase 2C 59 — encoded protein: MGYAELVQSYSNKIRVVEAPASGGGLSQNGKFSYGYASSAGKRSSMEDFFETRIDGIDGEIVGLFGVFDGHGGAAAAEYLKRHLFSNLITHPNFITDTKSAIADAYNHTDSELLKSENNNHTIDAGSTASTAILVGDRLLVANVGDSRAVICRAGNAFAVSRDHKPDQSDERERIENAGGFVMWAGTWRVGGILAVSRSFGDRLLKEYVIADPEIQEEKIDDSLEFLILASDGLWDVFSNEEAVAVVKEVEEPEESAKKLVGEAIKRGSADNITCVVVRFLESKTANIKDSDISSTHSSSCYEANQEQTAVRDDLDHNMSTKQTRQDRTAVHLDCNAEVEARSDDSGRISSDQKTIQSASESKSSFKQPSQGHIIAHNNLDRTVDNQKPVEAEAIEATHTTSSEQSGSIGEKNRNSAPVHSDSTTSKASSLPSYH